gacccttcaactcttgctttattacgaacattattttttaattttctcaaaaacctttcaaatgggtacatccatctgtactgcacaggaccagctattcgtgcctcatatggtaaatgtaccggtagatgttccattgaataaaaaaaacttggtggaaatatacgctccaacttacaaagtatgagaggaatgtcagtctctagctgaatcatatcaaccgtcataatacacctcgctgtcaaatctctaaaaaaaagactcaactctgtaagtgcttgccaaacattattgggaagtaaatcatgaaaagctattggaataagtctttgcatgaacacatgacagtcatgactcttcattccaaacatctttaatttgttcatgtcaacgcatcgagccatattcgaagcatatccatctggaaatttaatttcttttaaccaactacataaagcttgtttatcatctttgtccaatgtataacaagcttttggaaacttattggttgtttcattctgatgcaattctggtctattgactagttcttttaattcttcacgtgattttacagtgtccttagttcttccaggtacattcatcacagtgttgaagatattatcaaagaaatttttctcgacatgcatcacatctatattgtgtcgaatgagtagatacttccaataaggcaactcccagaatatgctccttttcttccaaccacacttgctcATCCTCACAAGAtacttatttatctcatcagaattaggctgagatactgggaggaatccataactatctatttgttcaatgatttcttcacctgaagcatggactgctgggggaggttttctgactacaacattctttagaaaatttttcttatttcgcctaaaagggtgatccagtggtagaaatttacgatgattatcaaaccaagatatcttcccactgcaaggtaatgaaaatgcatcggactctgtcatgcaatgtgggcatgctaatttaccagtcgtgctccatcccgacaacattgagtatgctggaaaatcactgatcgtccataataaggtcgcatgcaatgtaaaattagttttacttgcaatatcataagtaaccgagcctacattccataattcattaagctcggcaattagaggttgcaagaaaacatctatcttatcttttggattggctggaccaggaataagcacggtaagaaacataaattcatctttcatgcacatccatggtggtaaattgtacggtgttaataaaactggccaagatgaatattgttgtcccgactgaccaaatggttgaaatccatctgcagaaagtctcaatctcacatttcgtggttccattgcaaaggagggaaacacattatcaagatgtttccatgcaggagaatcacaaggatgacacattataccttcttcatgctcatgctcatgctcatgatgccacaccATGTGGTTAGCTGTAgcagcagatgcatacaagcgttgaagtctagcagttaacggaaaataatacattactttccaagcaatatttttcttcttcttccctggtatgcgattacgatgcttaaaacgagggtgagtacagattttacattcattcaaatcactgtcttcattccaaaatatcatgcagttgtttatacaacaatcaattttctctataggcaaacctaaacctctgatcaatttctttgtttcatagaagctatcagtcattatgttatcgaGGGGAGCAACtcgacatcaattgacaaatgtcatcgtaacatctttccgAGAAATGATGTtcgctttcatattcaataaccttgtagTAGGCGATAGTTGTGAATGACCGGAAGGaatgccttcccacacttctctttcactagcctttaacatttcatatagttgttgatattcaggggttggtatttcatctatattcgaataatcaactgcattcattgcatcttgaaccattgattgcattgaaatatcaatattatttgatgcttgaGCGTAACAGTGGTCCCAGTCGAACCACCAGatgacccaattggttcatatataTAAGGCTCTCCGTGgcaataccaattgtagtaagTTGGCACAAATCCATTTCTACATATGTTCATTTTTACGGTAGCCGCATCACGaaatgctctattttgacatttttatgattacacggacaccgtaactcagaaccattcatacattccggatgacttttagcaaaaatcacaaactgttcaacttcaacaataaaatcatctctgataaaaccattgtctaatcgattgtacatccaagctttgttcatatacattggtataacctaaagagaatataaattgaaacattattaaacttgttgtatcacttgaaataagtttaaataaagaattatgtgcacaatttcatctcacaatcatcatatcatattaccATAAATCACCTCTACACTAGAACAATTAAATGAAACTATTATAAACATGTTGTTCCTTATAGCATTATCAAATGAAATAATCATACATATATGAGAAGCATCGATCAAACTACATTTTATGCAAGTACAATAGCGAAATTGATCAAAATATGTCACAacacttaaattttctagggtttACATTGTGCTCAGCTACGAACAGTAACAAAGCACCGCTACAATTGCGAGCAGGCCGCTGCCCGCTGGCCGGCGGCCGCGAGCAGGCCGCTGCCCGCTGGCCGGCGGCCGCGAGCAGGCCGCTGCCCGCGAGCAGCCCACTGGCCGCCGGCCTAGAGCACCCCATTGGCCGCCGGCCTAGAGCACCACAGGAACCCCCAAGCAGGCCGGCGGCCGCGAGCAGCCCGCCGGCCGCGAGCTGCCGGCGTGTGAAAACGCAAACGAGAGAGGAGAATAGAAGATCAAACCTGAGAGATCGCCGGAACGGTGTGCACGGGAGGAAAGGGCGCCGCCGAGATCGCTCGAAGAGCCGCCGGAAAATCGCCGCCGCCGCTGAGGGAAAGATCGCGCGAAGAGGAAAGGGAATTCTGTGCCCTAAATCgagatttaccgacggaaatatacttccgtcggtaattaccgacggaaatatacttccgtcggtaatcaccgacggaatgcTTATTTCCGTCGGTGATTTCGGCTAAGTTAGGGTTAGCGAACGCAGAGGAAACGGGTACGGGgaaatttaccgacggaatcataTATCCGTCGGTATAATATAACCCTAAACCcgttaattaccgacggaatatcatTTCGTCGGTAATCTTTAAACCCGGACCCGCCTATTTACCGACTGAATAATAAGTCCGTCGGAAATAACCAAAATTCTAACGGCGATATTATGCTACTCGCCGACGGAATGGTGATTCCGTCGGTAACTACCGACGGAATAGTAATTCCGTCGGTAGTTACCGACGGAATAGTAATTTCGTCGGtagttaccgacggaattaagaattccgtcggtgattaccgacggacCTAAACCCCGTCGGTACATACCGACAGAATTATATTCAGTCGGTATATGCCGACGGAGTTAAGATTCCGTCGGTACTCCCGTCGTTAAACTCATGTATTTTTGTAGtgatctaatgttgactcatttgggcatggccatgcgcttagtggtctcactctatcaagaatagtgatgtcgctcccgtcatataggagggatagatcccttctacatcactcacatccctctgcataattcgttacatacccagtaatcgcctttatagtccacccagttacgggtgacgtttgacgaaactaaagtacataactccttatgtagggatccatggtgacttcaggtctaaggactaatagtcatactaatagccacatgagaaagtatatgacattcatataacgatccatgatactttctcatggcgggtcattcagtatacattctctaatgcatacccatgtgtcagcttgatatctctatatccatgacttgtgagatcaagtcatcgagctgacctacatgctagtcttattgcattaacattgtccctgaatgttaatactcgattaggaatgatttagagtagtgttccctatatcatctcactatcgattcaactaatcgattgatataggtatgaacgttctactcaaggacgttactatacttattttatctgacactaatacaaataagcataataaccaaaaaccaatgcctttattaagaatatgatatacatgagtccatacaatcatcaaatgattggctctagggctctaactaacaccttaTGAATCATATTTTTAAGCCATTCATTGGAAAATTTATTGTTGTctactttgatgatattttggtgTACAACTCTAGCTTGGAAGAACACTTGGAGCACCTTCGACAGGTTTTTGAGTTACTCCAGGAGCAAAAATTATTTACTAACTTGAAGAAGTATCATTTCTTCCCTGATAGCCTAGTTTTCTTAGGAAATATTATTTCCTCAATGGCATCAAAATGGATGAGAATAAAATTGAAGCTATTATGAGTTGGTTGACTTCTAAATCACTACATGATATTCGAAGTTTCCATAGCTTGGTGTCTATTTATCATAGGTTTACTAAGAATTTCAATACTATTATTATTCATATAACTGAGTGTTTGAAGGGTGGCAACTTCAAGTAAACAGAGGAAGCACAACATAGTTTTGAACTTTTTAAAAGAAAGGTGACAGAAGCTCCAATACTATAACTACTAGATTTGATAAAGTCTTTGAGGTGGATTGTGAAGCATCAAATGTGGGAATTGACATTGTTCTGAGCCAAGAAGGTAAGCCCATTGCTTTCTTTAGTGAAATGTTGAATTTTTCTCGATAAAATTATTCTTCATATGAAAATGAATTCTTCTCTATTATTCGAGCATTGAATCATTGGCAACATTAtctcctacataaggagtttgtTCTTTTCTTGGATCATGAGGCATTGAAGTACTTAAACactcaaaaaaaaattgaaaccttGTCATGATAAATGGGTGGAGTTCCTACAAGCCTTCAATTTTGTTATCAAGCACCAGTCGAGCATTCTTAATTTGGTGACGGATGCTCTTAATCGATGATATGCTTCATTGTCTACTCTGCAACTAAGGGTACTTGGATTTGAGGTAGTTAAAGATCTCTACAAAAATGATCCCTATTTTGGTCAGATCTAGAAAGAATGTCTAAATGCTCCAATAAACTTTTGTTAATTTATGATGGGTTTCTCTTAAGGATAAATGTCTATGTGTTCTAGATTGTTCTCTACGGTATGCCATTTTGGTAGGGACAATACTCTTGCACTTGTCTAGGAGAATTTTTGTTGGCCATGCATGGACCGGGATGTAAAGAAATATATTGAAAGGTATTTAACTTATCACATTGCCAAGAGTCATGGTCAAAATATTGGACTATATACGCAATTACCAATACCATAAGGTCTGAGGGAGGATTTCAATATGGACTTTGTAGTTGGATTAACATGCACTTACAGGAACAAAGATTCAGTAATGGTGGTGGTTGATTAGTTCTCAAAAATGACATACTTTATTCCCTGCACCAAGACTTTGGTTGCTACACATGTAGCTGATATGTATTTCAAAGAAATTGTAAGACTTCATGGTATTCCAAAAACCATCACATCCAATCAGGATTCTAAATTTATGAGTCAATTTTGGCGCGCCTTAAGGCGGAATCTGGGAACTCAACTTCAATTTAGTTCCTCTCACCATCCCTAAACAAATGGACAAACAGAAGTAGTAAATTGAAGTTTGGGAAATCTTCTTAGAAGCTTAGTTGGTAAAAGTCCCCACCAATGGGATGCGATCTTAGCTCAAGTCGAGTTTGCTTATAATCGGTCTATGAGTCAAACTACAAGACAAAGTCCCTTCGAGGTTGTATATAGACTTAATACAATCACTCCACTAGATTTGGTTCTCATTCTTGTTACTCATCATTTAAGTAGAGATGGAGAAAAGTATATCCACAATCCATCAAAACTCTTTGGTGCATTCCATAGAGTGGTGAGTTGAGAGTCCTACCTTGTGTTAGCTCTTATTTCTTCTACATTTCCGGTGTCAGAGGATGCCTTGATCCAATTCTGACGGAAGGCCTGACAGTAGCACTACTACTGAAGCTCTCTATTTCGTAAGCCGCAGCGTCgttgctattttttttaaatccggGTCCAGTGTCAGCGGGCTCAGCCCCTATATATTTAAAGTGTttttgaatatattgaaattattttgagcaagtttaagtaattttgacgaaaataattttttaatataaaagtgTTCTGTATATCATACCTGTGATCAAATTAAACTGATTTATTTTAGGTAGATACTCCGGAGTTGCTTCAATAACTCTGGAATCAGAGTATTTTTAATATCAAATTATAATAAAacattattttgattttaaaaaaataatcccGTTTTTATGAAAACAAGAATTAGAGATGTTTTTTCACAAGTTATACctgtcaaatcttttcttaaacaATGAGCATGACTCGTTCAGAGATGGCTAGAGATAAAAGTCTTCGTCCATGGCGATGATCGTTCATGCCTTATTCCCTGTGTCTCAAGTTAATTCGcctatcaaatcttttcttaaacaGGTAGTAGAACAGGACTTGTTCAGCGATGGTGAGCTCGTACATTAATGTTGACCCTTCGAATTCGAATAGGTCTAGATTTCTATATAAACGATACAATAATCCCTACTCTACTCTGTCCAGAGATCGAAAGGGCAAACGACGATCAATGTCGATGAAGCTTCACAAGTCTCTGGCCATTATTCTTGCAGCAGTTTTCTTTTTGCTCAGAACTGCAAATCAGGCTTCTGGCCAAGAAGTCGGTGAGTGAATGTCTCTATTCTTGCTGGGTAGTTTCGATACGCGAACTAATAAAAGATGTTTCAGAGGATGAAGGGGAATTCAGCTACGAGCGAGGCAGTGACATAGGGCCGGAGCACTGGGGGGAGATCCACCGGGAGTGGGCGACGTGCGGCGCGGGGCAAATGCAGTCCCCAATCGACCTAGCCAACAACCAAGTGCGAGTGGTCGCCGGCCTCAGCCAGCTGCGCCGGGCTTACGGCCCAGCCAAGGCTGCCATGAGAAACCGCGGTCATGACATTGAGGTAGGTGCAGATACACAATTAGCATGATTGCCGTAGACTAATAAACCtgtttatatatattatcaaaataatatataaaaaatattatgataaaCAAGTTAATGTATCATGATAAATATTTATGATTAATATCCTCAACTGCTAtctttatcatcatcatcaaatggATTCATGCGTGGTTTGAATGATTAAGCGTATTCGAAACTGAAATTCAGATAAAATGGGAGGAAGGTGGAGGAGGGATGTGGGTGAATGCGACCTACTACGTTCTGAGGCAGGCACACTGGCATTCTCCATCAGAGCACACTATCAATGGCAGCAGGTATACTAATCCTAATTTTTATTtggcaatttttttaaaaaaaagatcatTTTTAGTGATGTCATTGAGGTGTTagtgttttttaaaatattaaaacaacGATAAGCATGATCTTAGAGCTACTTTGTACGTATCCCAgacttgattaattttttttcttcctctctctctctctctctcttacatTCTTTCTCCTCTTTCTCAAATTGTCAGGCCTCGATTAAAGTCCGGGTTGGGCAAAACATGGCTCCGCCCTTGACAGTAGCTTTATGTTGGAGTTGTTTTATAGAAAGTGGCTCTATGCGTTATCAAGCCACtggtttatatatttatattattacGGTTAAATTAGCCAAGAACTGTTGAAACACAGACAAAGAACAGAGAGAAAAGTAaagagaaataataataaatatggtTAATATTGcaatttaaatataataaattattaataattgaaattaatttttgattaatATCTTGAGCTGCTATTTGTCGTATTTGAGagaggtatctttttgataaatttgaaagaggAGTGTCATTTAAATGATATAGATTGATTTTCAGTCTTTTGTTTTCAATTTAGTAAGTCTTTAAGCATTTCATTGATTTACAATATGTACATCATTGAATTCAGATACGCACTCGAGTTGCATTTGGTGCACCAGAGCAGGGACAACAAGACTGCCGTGGTCGGAATCGTGTACACCATCGGTCGGCCGGACTCGTTCGTTATGAGGGTATGATCATCTAATCTCAATGCGTGTGCAAGTTCTCTTTCAATGGTCTTAACTCGAAGAAGACAATGGCAGATGGAAGAATTCATCAGGAGAGCAAGCGACatgggaggagaagaagaagaggtgcaaTTGGGGATCGTAGACGCAAGTGCGATATTAAGCATGGGAAGCAGCCGCAACAGCGAGGAGTATTACAGATATATGGGATCGTTAACCACACCTCCCTGCACAGAAGGTGTCACTTGGACCATTATCAAACaggtaataattttgattaaattaaatttattaaatttaaatatattatatcAACATtaccatgtttttttttattaaaaaaaagatattaagataatctattatttttaattttcaggCGAGGACGATTTCATTGGAACAGATACAGCTACTCAGAGAGGCAGTGGACAATGTGAGCACATCGAATATAATCATCATAATAAAATttactctttttctttttttgtttactTAGACATCGTAAGATATCGTAGTTATGGTGTTTTCTATCGTTATACTTCAGGAGACGAACGCGAGACCGACACAGCAAACCAACAACAGAACGATTGCCTTGTTTAAGCCTGCAAAGTTCCACCTTTGAGAGGAGAAGCACGTGCTACATCGAAGAAgacatttatttattcatttatttagtATGTTCATCGAAGAATactgttttttttttacaataaataGTTGTTgcgataaataaatttaaaaaataataatatgttTTAATGGTGCTTTTGTTCTGCAAAATAGATGAGAGAGTACTTCTTGTCCATTAATGATATTGATAGTGTGgcaatgaaaaataaaagaatggaCCGAAGGGATATGTTGTTCAGTACTCTTTTATAACTGGAACATTAGGATGAGTTTTACCTCCAATCAACCATATATAGATAAAACTCATCCTAATGGTCAGTTCTAGTTATTTCAATTCACCAATCAACTATATTCACATTCAGGCGATTCGAACCTATACTATGATCATTCTAATTGTCATCTCCCACTAGATTACTTCTCTCTGGAATGCACTAAGCTCTCAGTTCACTTCAAATATTACTCATGTTTCACCTACGTAGTTCAGTTCGCCTTCTTCTAACTACTGTTAACGCTACACTTCAATGATCCTTGTTCTATAATCCCTCGGATATCTCATTCCATCTTTCTTTGATTTCTAGTGGATCTCGACTCATTGATACAACCAACTAATTGACTACGCCAAGTCAAGCTTCATGACTACTCCAATACCACCTCGGCAATTCTCGTTCTGCGAACCCTTCCCTTGAATGTCTCATCTAATGTTCTTGGGACTCCATCGGACCTCTAAGTCATTAAGCATGTTGCCTTGGTCACGTTAAATCATCATCATTCATACTCAACCTTGTCGAGTCACTAGCTATGTGAACTCCATGTGCGGCCTGCTCAGTTCTTACATAACGCACATATTGCTTATTGCATTAGAGGTTTGTTCACTGTCAACCCACATAAAGCATTTGCTTCATGTACATATAAGATTACAGTTATACTGGATAAGCATTTGCTTTTGTGTGAGAGGTATACTTGTATCACGGGTATACTTGTCGATATTATTGTTTGTTGGTTTCAGAATtaggagaatatatatatatatatatatatatatatatatatatatatatatatatatatatatatatatatatatatatatatataaaagatgatATGATTAGGAGCCAAGACCAcaggatggtcagaagtcaagcttacgtggaggtcagaagtccagcctccgtgactggtcagaagtcaagcttacgtgggggTCAGAAATCAAGTTTACGTGGCCagggtcaaagtctcagctgacgggGCGGTCAAAGGAGAGGATCACAAGTTGAACAAGAACCAGCCTCGATAGTGATTAAGAACTGGGCCCACAGGTCAGGTACAATTGAGGAATGAGCCCACAAACCACGCAAAGGCTAGGCAAACAAGGTCTCTGAAGTAGGTCAGGATACAGACttgacgtacaggtcgggacgtacaagccatggataacagtagacaaatGCAGGTCGAGATACAGATCTGGCATATAGGTCGAGACGTACAAGTCATCGATAACAGTAGACAAATgaaggtcgggaaacagaccggtCGTGCAGGTCAGAATGTACGAACCATGGATAACATTAGACAAAtgtaggtcgggaaacagaccagTCGTGcaagtcgggacgtacaagccatggataacaatagaCAAATGTAGGTCGGGAAACAGATCAGTCG
This region of Zingiber officinale cultivar Zhangliang chromosome 9A, Zo_v1.1, whole genome shotgun sequence genomic DNA includes:
- the LOC122021796 gene encoding alpha carbonic anhydrase 7-like, which translates into the protein KQVEDEGEFSYERGSDIGPEHWGEIHREWATCGAGQMQSPIDLANNQVRVVAGLSQLRRAYGPAKAAMRNRGHDIEIKWEEGGGGMWVNATYYVLRQAHWHSPSEHTINGSRYALELHLVHQSRDNKTAVVGIVYTIGRPDSFVMRMEEFIRRASDMGGEEEEVQLGIVDASAILSMGSSRNSEEYYRYMGSLTTPPCTEGVTWTIIKQARTISLEQIQLLREAVDNETNARPTQQTNNRTIALFKPAKFHL